The Elusimicrobiota bacterium DNA segment TCACGTCCAGCCTCCCGTATCCGTTCTTCCCGTTGGTATCCCGTTTTGACGAGAAGAAACCGCTTCTCCGGGGTCTCGAGGCTTTCGCCCTCCCTTTTTGCGTCTCTGTTCTCCCTTCAGGACAACCCGGGGCCGGTCGTTTTATGGCTCAGTTCACGTCGTCCCCGCGCAGCTGGCAGGCTTCTCCCGGCACCTTTAATGTAGCGCCCAACAATGTGCCCCGTCCAAAGGCAGACGACGCACAGGGGCCGTTTATCCTGGGAGCGCTCCTGGAGGGGCCTTTCACGAGTTATTTCCAAAGCAAACCGCTTCCTTACCCGGGTGTTCCGTTGCTGGGGACCAGCCCGAAAATGCAGTTGTTGGTGATCGGGAGTTCCCATCTTCTGGATCCGGATTTGCCGGGACTGCCGGGCGGCGAGGCGTTTATCAGCAACGTGCTCGCTTATCTGACGAACGACGAATCCCTGCTGGGCATTCGTGCGAAAGGCGCGATCTTACGGCCGCTCAAACCAGTCCGCCCGGCGATGCGCGAGGTCGTGAAAATCGTCGCGGTTCTGGGCGGCGCGTTTCTGCCGGTGGTCCTGGGAGTGGTGCGCTGGCGGAGACGGCAATCCTGGCGGAAAAAAGTTGAACAGTCTCTGAAGGCGGCCGCGTAATGGATCTTCCTGCGCTCGTCAAGCGGTTGGCCTGGGTGTGTGCCGGTGTGACCGTGCTGGCGGGGCTCTATCTCGCTTTTCAGCTCCCGCGCCAACGCAGCCTTTTCGCCGGCAAGATGGATCGTGTTGTTCGCATTCATCTTCAGCTGGATTCTTCGCAACTGGACCTCACGAAGCAGGAAAAGGAATGGAGCGTCGGCCTTTCAACGGGACCTCGTTTTCCGGCGGATCCGGACAAGGTGACCCGGCTCAAGAACGGACTTGGAGGAATTCAAATCGAAGAAAGAATTTCCAGCCGGGCCGATCGCGCGGGCGACTTTGATGTTACCGTGACCAGCGGGCTGTGCGTTCGTCTTTATGGCAAGAACAACAAGCTGTTGGCCGAGGGGCTTTTCGGCAAACAAGCGCCTGATTTCACCCACATTTATTTCCGTTATCCGGGCCGGCCGGCTGTTTATCTGGCGCGAGGGATCATCCGTGGCGAGCTGGGAGAGCCGGAGCTGGGCAGCTGGCGACGCCGGCAACTGATCAGTTTCCCGGAAGCCAAGATTCAGGCGATTCAGATCAAAGGCCCCGGGTACCAGACCTCGCTGGCGCAGTCCAGCGGCGTCTGGACAGTAGACGGAAAGCCAGCCAACCCTGCGCCGGTGTATGGACTGGTCGGCGTGTTGTCTCATCTGCAGGCGGACGGTTTCGCGGATTTCGTTTCTGTAACGTTCGACCAACTCACCGATGCCTCGATCCATATCGAAGGAAACGGGCAGTCCGCTGATCTCCGGATCGGTTCCCTTGACCCGAAAACAAAACGATACCTGGTCTCCGCCGGACCGACCGCGGGCTTGGCCTGGCTCACGGAAGACAAAATCAAATCGCTTCTCCTCAAATCCTCCGCTTTCCAGCCGAAGAAACCGTAATTACACGCTTGATTTCTTTCTCTTAAACCCGACGGGAGCCAATACATTCTGGTCAACGGGTTCGCCTTTCTTCAGGAGAGCTTGGATGGCCTGGAAAATCGTTTGAATATCCTTGGTTTGTTCCTCGAAAATATTCCCATGTTTTGCCATCTGCTCTTCAATGTTTTCAATTCGGCGAAGAAGGTCTTTATGAGTAGCCAGGATTTCCCGCATTCGAACGAAGGCCCGCATAATTGCGATATTCACGGCAATGGCCCGTTCACTGTTCAACACCGAAGACAACATGGCCACTCCTTGCTCTGTAAACGCATAGGGGAGATACTTCCGGTGTTCTCCTCGGCTTCCTGTCTTTAAGATCGCAAATTGCGATCTTAAAAGTTCAATCTCTTCATTGTTTAGTTGGAACATGAAATCATCAGGGAACCGTCTCCGATTTCGTTTGACCTGTTCGTTTAAGCGAAAGGTTGGGACTTCATATAATTCCGCCAGATGCGAATCTAACATGACGCGACGTCCCCTGATCCAGAAGATCCGTTGAGGGATGTCATCCATGAAAACAAGCTCATTCATAAGGCCTCCTTTTAGTTAGAGGCAGCACTCAGGAAAATATTCATTTGAAGGTATGGGATATCCTTCATCCCCACATAATAAAAGAGCGGTCGCCAAGTGCCTGGCGACCGCTCTTTTGGTGAATGTCGCGGATTAGGCGACGGTGACGCGCTTGTCCAGATAGATGTCCTGGATGGCGTTCAGGATCTTGACGCCATCAGCCATCGGCCGCTGGAAGGCCTTGCGGCCGGAGATGAGCCCCATGCCGCCGGCGCGCTTGTTGATGATGGCTGTTTTAACGGCTTCAGCCATATCGCTGGCGCCTGAGGAGGCTCCGCCCGAATTGATCAGCCCGGCGCGGCCCATGTAGCAGTTGGCCACCTGGTAGCGGGTCAAGTCGATCGGATTGTCACTCGTCAGCTTCTCGTAAACGAACTTGTGGGTCTTTCCGAAGTTCAGCGCGGTGTAGCCGCCATTGTTCTCCGGAAGCTTCTGCTTGATGATGTCCGCTTCAATGGTCACGCCCAGGTGATTGGCCTGGCCGGTGAGATCCGCTGAAACGTGGAAGTCCTTTTCCTTCGTCTTGAAGGCGTTGGAACGCAGGTAGCACCAGAGGATGGTGGCCATGCCCAGCTCGTGCGCCTGCTGGAACGCCTGGCTCACTTCCCAGATCTGGCGGCGGGACTCCGGCGAGCCGAAGTAAATGGTGGCTCCCACGGCGACGCAGCCCTGGTCATACGCCTGTTTGATGCTCGCGAAGAGCGTTTCATCAAACGTGTTCGGATAAGAGAGGATTTCGTTGTGGTTGAACTTGAGAATAAAGGGAATCTTGTGCGCGTATTTGCGCGCGACCGCTCCCAGAACGCCCAGAGTGGAAGCGACTCCATTGGCGCCACCTTCAATCGCGAGCTTCACGATGTTCTCGGCGTCGAAATAGATGGGGTTCGGGGCAAACGATGCTCCGGCGGAGTGCTCAATCCCCTGGTCTACCGGAAGGATGGAAACGTAGCCGGTGCCGGCCAGACGGCCGTGCTCAAGCAACGCCTGCAGGCTTCTTAAAACCGGGGTTGGCCGGTCGGACAGCGCGTAAATCCGGTCCACGTAGTCCGGGCCCGGCAGATGAATAGATTCTTTGGGAATGGTGGTGCATTTATGCTCCAGAAGCGCTTTCCCTTCAGCGCCGAGGAGGCCTTCAATATCAACAGTCATGGCGGATGTGTCTCCTTTTTGATAGTAAGCGAATGAATCTATTATACCCAAAAGGTGCGGTAACTTTTTGCCCCGTCATTCCCCGCGGTCTCTGGCGGGGAATCTATCGTCGGAAAGATAGCGGCTGATGGACCCCCGACACAAGCACTCGGGGGTGACGGCTTCCCCGCGGCTCGCGTTACAAGTCGTTTGTATAATAAGTCCCGGTGGAGCATATCGTCTTCTTAGATCGGGATACCGTGAGGGTCCCGCTTCCGCGTCCGTTCTTCCCGCACCAATGGAAGGAGTATGGACGAACGGTTCCTGAGCAGGTCTTGGAGCGGCTGCAGGGCGCCACAATGGTCCTGACGAATAAAGTCCTGCTCCGGGAACCGGTTCTCTCTCAGGTTCCTTTACTTCGGCTCATCGCGTTAACCTCCACCGGTGTGGATTGCGTGGATCTCCCGTATTGCCGGAAACGGGGGATCGCTGTGGCGAACGTCCCCGGTTACGCGCAACGATCGGTGGCTGAGCATGTTTTTATGCTGATCCTGGCGCTGCGCCGGAGGCTGACGGATCTGCATCAGGCGGTGCAAACGGGCCGGTGGCAACGCTCCAAGTCGTTTGCTTTGCTCGATTTTTCGATTCGTGATCTTTCGGGGTCCACGTTGGGGCTCATCGGGTATGGGGATATCGCCCGCCACGTGGAAGAACTGGCCAAAGCTTTTGGTATGGCCATCCTGATCGCCGAACGCAAAGGAGCGGTCCAGGTGCGTCCCGGCCGGACGCTTTTCGAAGATGTTTTGCGGCGGGCGGATATCGTCAGCCTCCACTGTCCGCGAACGCCGGAGACCGTCGGTCTGGTGGGTGCGCCGGAGCTGGCGCTGATGAAAAAGGACGCCCTTTTGATCAATACCGCGCGGGGCGGCTTGGTGGATGAGATCGCTCTGGCGGAAGCGCTGCGTTCCGGCAGACTGGGCGGGGCTGGAGTGGATGTCCTCAGCGAGGAACCGCCGCGAAACGGAAGCCCTCTGTTGACGGCCATCCCGAATTTAATCGTGACGCCCCATGTGGCGTGGGCCAGCGAGCAGGCGGTAACGAAATTGGCTGAAGTTGTCATCGGGAACCTGGAGGCGTTTGTCGCCGGGAATCCAAGGAATTTAGTGACATGAAACCCCGTATTCTTCCCATCATGCAGCTGGGCCAGCCGGTGCTGCGGGCCAAGGCTCTCCCTATTCGACAATGGGATCATCCGGCGTTACAGCAATTGCTGGACGATATGCTGGCCACCGTACAGAAGCTGCAGGGGGTTGGAATCGCCGCGCCGCAGGTGGGTGTGCCCTGCCGGGTTTTATGGGTGGTTTTCAAGAAGCGACCGGTGGCGATGATCAACCCTCGGCTGGTCGCGCATTCCGAAGAAATGACTGAGGATTTGGAAGGCTGTCTTTCCGTCCCCGGGATCCGCGGGCTTGTGCCTCGTTACAAACGGGTCAGCGCGGAGTATACGACTCGAGAGGGGAAGCGGATTCGACGCAAGTTAGAGGGCTTTATAGCCCGTATTTTTCAGCATGAGCTGGACCATTTGGACGGCATTGTTTTTATCGATCGGGTTCAAGATACGCGAACCCTCATGACCGATGCGGAATACGCCCGCCAGGCAACTTCCCGGGTTTAGTCTATGGTTTCACGTCGAGAATATGGTTTAGCCGTCCTTCTGGTAGCCGCGGCAACCGCCGTGTGCTTCAGCCTATCTCATTTCTTGGAATTGACGAATTTGGCCATGATCTATCTGCTGGCCACGTTGATCGTGGCGGCGCGGGGGAATCGAGGGCCCGCCGCCCTTTCGTCCATTCTGGGAGTGTTGTGCTTTGATTTCTTCTTTGTGCCGCCCCGGTTCACGCTCCGCGTCTCCGACGTGCAGTACTTCTGGACGTTCGTGGGGATGTTTACAACAGCCATGGTGATCAGCCACCTGGCAATCCGGCTCCGAGCCGAAGCCGCGTCGGCCCGGGAGAATGAACAGCGATCCGTCTGGCTTCTGGAAAAGGCTAAGAAAGCCGAGATCGAAGCGGAGAGCGAACGGCTGCGGAGTTCGTTGTTGAGTTCTGTTTCGCACGATCTGCGCACGCCTCTGGCGGCGATTCTGGGGTCTGTGGGAACGCTGCTCGGGCGCGGTGAGCCGGTGAAGCATCCGGAGTCCCGCGAGCTTCTGGAGAATATCCAGAACGAGGGAGAGCGGCTTTCCCGTCTGATCCAGAACCTTCTGGAAGCCACCCGCCTCGAATCCGGGGCGGTTCAGCTTCATAAGGAGCTTTATCCGCTGGAGGAGGTCGTCGGGAGTTCTTTGGAACGTCTGGAGAAGTCTCTCGATGGCCGTGACGTGATCGTCCGGATCCCGGACGAGTTGCCCTCGATTCCCATGGATGCCATTCTGATGGAGCAGGTCTTTATGAATTTACTGGAGAACGGGATTCGTTATACGCCGCCCAAAGGCCGTCTGGAGATATTTGCAGAGGTGAGAGACGATTCCGTGAGGGTCTCGGTTCTGGACCAGGGCCCCGGGCTCAAGGTCGGAGAATCCGAGCGGGTGTTCGACAAATTTTATCGGGGAGAGTCTTCGAAAGGTGCGGGGCTGGGGCTTGCCATCTGCCGTGCCGTTATCAATGCCCACGGGGGACACATTTCAGCGGAGAACCGCCCGGGTGGCGGTGCCGCGTTCCAATTCACGCTCCCGCTGGAGAAATCCCATGAGCGCTGACAAGAAAGTCCTGGTCATCGAGGATGAAGAAGCGGTTCTGAAGTTCCTCCGTTCCTCTTTGCAGGAAGCGGGGTGGGAGCTGTTGGAGGCCTCAACCGCCCGCCTCGGTCTGGATTTGGCCGCCAAGCGCAAACCGGATGTGATTCTGCTGGACCTCGGC contains these protein-coding regions:
- a CDS encoding ORF6N domain-containing protein; this translates as MNELVFMDDIPQRIFWIRGRRVMLDSHLAELYEVPTFRLNEQVKRNRRRFPDDFMFQLNNEEIELLRSQFAILKTGSRGEHRKYLPYAFTEQGVAMLSSVLNSERAIAVNIAIMRAFVRMREILATHKDLLRRIENIEEQMAKHGNIFEEQTKDIQTIFQAIQALLKKGEPVDQNVLAPVGFKRKKSSV
- a CDS encoding D-2-hydroxyacid dehydrogenase — protein: MRVPLPRPFFPHQWKEYGRTVPEQVLERLQGATMVLTNKVLLREPVLSQVPLLRLIALTSTGVDCVDLPYCRKRGIAVANVPGYAQRSVAEHVFMLILALRRRLTDLHQAVQTGRWQRSKSFALLDFSIRDLSGSTLGLIGYGDIARHVEELAKAFGMAILIAERKGAVQVRPGRTLFEDVLRRADIVSLHCPRTPETVGLVGAPELALMKKDALLINTARGGLVDEIALAEALRSGRLGGAGVDVLSEEPPRNGSPLLTAIPNLIVTPHVAWASEQAVTKLAEVVIGNLEAFVAGNPRNLVT
- the def gene encoding peptide deformylase, whose product is MKPRILPIMQLGQPVLRAKALPIRQWDHPALQQLLDDMLATVQKLQGVGIAAPQVGVPCRVLWVVFKKRPVAMINPRLVAHSEEMTEDLEGCLSVPGIRGLVPRYKRVSAEYTTREGKRIRRKLEGFIARIFQHELDHLDGIVFIDRVQDTRTLMTDAEYARQATSRV
- a CDS encoding DUF4118 domain-containing protein translates to MVSRREYGLAVLLVAAATAVCFSLSHFLELTNLAMIYLLATLIVAARGNRGPAALSSILGVLCFDFFFVPPRFTLRVSDVQYFWTFVGMFTTAMVISHLAIRLRAEAASARENEQRSVWLLEKAKKAEIEAESERLRSSLLSSVSHDLRTPLAAILGSVGTLLGRGEPVKHPESRELLENIQNEGERLSRLIQNLLEATRLESGAVQLHKELYPLEEVVGSSLERLEKSLDGRDVIVRIPDELPSIPMDAILMEQVFMNLLENGIRYTPPKGRLEIFAEVRDDSVRVSVLDQGPGLKVGESERVFDKFYRGESSKGAGLGLAICRAVINAHGGHISAENRPGGGAAFQFTLPLEKSHER
- a CDS encoding DUF4340 domain-containing protein, producing MDLPALVKRLAWVCAGVTVLAGLYLAFQLPRQRSLFAGKMDRVVRIHLQLDSSQLDLTKQEKEWSVGLSTGPRFPADPDKVTRLKNGLGGIQIEERISSRADRAGDFDVTVTSGLCVRLYGKNNKLLAEGLFGKQAPDFTHIYFRYPGRPAVYLARGIIRGELGEPELGSWRRRQLISFPEAKIQAIQIKGPGYQTSLAQSSGVWTVDGKPANPAPVYGLVGVLSHLQADGFADFVSVTFDQLTDASIHIEGNGQSADLRIGSLDPKTKRYLVSAGPTAGLAWLTEDKIKSLLLKSSAFQPKKP
- a CDS encoding class I fructose-bisphosphate aldolase, with product MTVDIEGLLGAEGKALLEHKCTTIPKESIHLPGPDYVDRIYALSDRPTPVLRSLQALLEHGRLAGTGYVSILPVDQGIEHSAGASFAPNPIYFDAENIVKLAIEGGANGVASTLGVLGAVARKYAHKIPFILKFNHNEILSYPNTFDETLFASIKQAYDQGCVAVGATIYFGSPESRRQIWEVSQAFQQAHELGMATILWCYLRSNAFKTKEKDFHVSADLTGQANHLGVTIEADIIKQKLPENNGGYTALNFGKTHKFVYEKLTSDNPIDLTRYQVANCYMGRAGLINSGGASSGASDMAEAVKTAIINKRAGGMGLISGRKAFQRPMADGVKILNAIQDIYLDKRVTVA